Proteins from a genomic interval of Salipiger sp. CCB-MM3:
- a CDS encoding rhodanese-like domain-containing protein — translation MKSYAIAAALLVCAAQAGAEAEVGIARDMPKVTVESASGPVVIERIQDPAHEISGEWARTSRPCPDFCIQPFTPAPGVATIGELELIALLQDPDAVVIDSRTPDWFEGGTIPGAINIPYTYVIDELAQLGCEPDFDGWDCAQAKRVALFCNGIWCGQSPTAIRNMIGAGYPPERIFYYRGGMQVWRLLGLTVTGGG, via the coding sequence ATGAAGAGTTACGCCATCGCGGCGGCGCTGCTGGTCTGCGCGGCGCAAGCGGGCGCCGAAGCAGAGGTCGGCATCGCGCGGGACATGCCCAAGGTCACGGTCGAGAGCGCCAGCGGACCGGTGGTCATCGAGCGGATTCAGGACCCGGCGCATGAGATCTCGGGCGAGTGGGCCCGAACCTCGCGCCCGTGCCCCGATTTCTGCATCCAGCCCTTCACGCCCGCGCCGGGGGTGGCGACCATCGGAGAGCTGGAATTGATCGCCCTGCTGCAGGACCCGGACGCGGTGGTGATCGACAGCCGCACCCCCGATTGGTTCGAGGGCGGCACGATTCCCGGCGCGATCAACATTCCCTATACTTATGTCATCGACGAGCTTGCCCAGCTTGGCTGCGAGCCCGATTTCGACGGCTGGGACTGCGCGCAGGCCAAGCGGGTGGCGCTTTTCTGTAACGGCATCTGGTGCGGCCAGTCGCCCACCGCGATCCGCAATATGATCGGGGCCGGCTATCCGCCCGAGCGGATCTTCTATTACCGAGGCGGGATGCAGGTCTGGCGGCTGCTCGGCCTCACGGTCACTGGCGGGGGGTGA
- the ftsH gene encoding ATP-dependent zinc metalloprotease FtsH, producing the protein MADKQKPPDRSPPPPLPEQWLRVAILLVAIVITLALVLDENTQTSTAETRSYSAVKEMIAGGKVTSATLADHAITISVPDAAGGTTLYRATTPAQSDPSLLPLLEDHKVPITADPPSDSSIWMFLLPWMLILGVYFWLQRRMIGQMGGGMGAGGAAGLFKGRFSTPAETRTLVTFADVAGQEQAKREVAELVDFLREPERYQSVGAEVPHGVLLMGPPGTGKTLMAKALAGEAGVPFFSTSGSEFIEVFVGVGAGRVRKMFEAARKAAPAVIFIDELDSIGRTRGTGLGGGHDEREQTLNQILAELDGFEGKEAVVVLAATNRPDVLDPALLRPGRFDRHVTLSLPDRAGRLAILKLHSADLPLETPGDLAEIAAGTPGFSGADLKNLLNEGAINAARRRAQSITTADLQEARDKVMMGTVRSLAIAPGERHRLAVHEAGHAAAAFYSPGADPLYKVTIIPRGQALGGTHMLEGEEHHTLPEEYLRTQLLILLAGRAAERRFTGSVSSGADDDIRRATRLARSMVTRWGMTEALGPVDLRTSEDSPFLGQSFAQPREHSDATAARADAAVILLLKEAEQGAAALLEAHETEILGLVSQLEREETLDSAQISKLLAGAGNVHRIERPTNGRSGGEPG; encoded by the coding sequence ATGGCCGACAAGCAAAAGCCGCCGGACCGGAGCCCGCCGCCGCCGCTGCCCGAACAATGGCTGCGGGTTGCGATCCTGCTCGTCGCGATCGTCATCACGCTGGCACTGGTGTTGGACGAGAACACGCAGACCTCCACGGCGGAGACCAGATCCTATAGCGCGGTAAAAGAGATGATCGCGGGCGGCAAGGTCACCTCGGCGACGCTGGCGGACCATGCCATCACCATATCGGTGCCGGATGCCGCCGGTGGCACAACGCTCTACCGCGCGACGACCCCGGCGCAGAGCGATCCTTCGCTGCTGCCGCTGCTGGAGGATCACAAGGTGCCGATCACCGCCGATCCGCCCAGCGACAGTTCGATTTGGATGTTCCTGCTGCCGTGGATGCTGATCCTCGGCGTCTATTTCTGGCTGCAGCGGCGAATGATCGGGCAGATGGGCGGCGGAATGGGGGCGGGCGGCGCGGCGGGGCTGTTCAAGGGACGCTTCTCGACCCCGGCAGAGACCCGCACCCTCGTGACCTTCGCGGATGTCGCCGGGCAGGAGCAGGCCAAGCGCGAGGTGGCCGAGCTGGTCGACTTCCTGCGCGAGCCCGAGCGCTATCAGAGCGTTGGCGCCGAGGTGCCGCATGGGGTGCTGCTGATGGGACCTCCGGGCACCGGCAAGACGCTCATGGCCAAGGCGCTGGCCGGGGAGGCGGGGGTGCCCTTCTTCTCGACCTCGGGCTCGGAGTTCATCGAAGTGTTTGTCGGCGTCGGCGCGGGACGCGTGCGCAAGATGTTCGAGGCGGCGCGCAAGGCCGCGCCGGCAGTGATTTTCATCGACGAACTCGACAGTATCGGGCGCACCCGCGGCACCGGCCTTGGCGGCGGGCATGACGAACGCGAGCAGACGCTGAACCAAATCCTCGCCGAGCTCGACGGGTTCGAAGGCAAAGAGGCGGTTGTGGTGCTCGCCGCCACCAACCGGCCCGACGTGCTGGACCCGGCGCTGCTGCGTCCCGGTCGCTTCGACCGCCATGTGACGCTGAGCCTGCCGGACCGCGCCGGGCGGCTGGCGATCCTGAAACTGCATTCCGCCGATCTGCCGCTCGAAACGCCCGGTGACCTTGCCGAGATCGCCGCAGGCACGCCGGGGTTTTCCGGTGCCGATCTGAAGAACTTGCTGAACGAGGGCGCGATCAACGCGGCGCGGCGGCGGGCGCAGAGCATCACCACGGCGGATCTGCAGGAGGCGCGCGACAAGGTGATGATGGGCACGGTGCGCAGCCTTGCCATCGCTCCGGGCGAGCGTCACCGGCTTGCGGTGCATGAGGCCGGACATGCGGCGGCGGCGTTTTATTCGCCGGGGGCGGATCCGCTTTACAAGGTGACGATCATTCCGCGCGGGCAGGCGCTTGGTGGCACGCATATGCTGGAGGGCGAAGAGCATCACACGCTGCCCGAGGAGTATCTCCGCACGCAACTGCTGATCTTGCTCGCCGGGCGTGCCGCCGAGCGCCGTTTTACCGGCTCAGTCAGTTCCGGCGCCGATGACGATATCCGCCGCGCGACGCGGCTCGCCCGCTCGATGGTCACGCGCTGGGGCATGACCGAGGCGCTGGGGCCGGTCGATCTGCGCACCTCCGAGGACAGCCCCTTCCTCGGGCAGTCCTTCGCCCAGCCCCGCGAGCATTCCGACGCCACCGCCGCGCGCGCCGATGCGGCGGTGATCCTGCTGCTGAAGGAGGCCGAACAGGGTGCGGCCGCGCTTTTGGAAGCGCATGAGACGGAAATTCTCGGCCTGGTTTCGCAATTGGAACGCGAGGAGACTTTGGACAGCGCGCAGATCTCAAAGCTTCTCGCCGGGGCGGGAAACGTGCACCGTATCGAACGCCCGACCAATGGACGCAGCGGCGGCGAGCCCGGCTGA
- a CDS encoding aldo/keto reductase, with protein MTERYTLPHRLGMGGVPIGNEFRVTTDLQASETLASAWDAGVRYFDVAPHYGLGLAERRYGQFLHRQPRESFVLSSKVGRLLKAGPEHRDQTLMPYSPSPNIEIYDYSRDGTLRSIEDTLQRTGLDSLDVVFVHDLSPDNEDALPKPWLELWPEAVEGCFATLCELRDQGVIKAWGMGVNSPEPIMKAMEDSDPDLHLMASQYSLVEHDYPVETVFPRAREKGNSFVIGSSLNAGFLAGVHRYHYGAKSSVISKERMDKRRKLAEMAFDHGIDLLAAALQFAEAPDVAQAVVVGMGRPDEAIDDMVAMDKPIPVEFWQDLRSAGLIHPQAPVPG; from the coding sequence TTGACCGAGCGATACACACTCCCCCACCGCCTTGGCATGGGCGGCGTCCCGATTGGCAATGAGTTCCGCGTCACCACCGATCTGCAGGCCTCGGAAACCCTTGCATCGGCATGGGATGCGGGCGTCCGCTATTTCGATGTGGCGCCGCACTATGGGCTGGGGCTGGCGGAGCGCCGCTACGGACAGTTCCTGCATCGTCAGCCGCGCGAGAGCTTCGTGCTCAGCTCCAAGGTCGGGCGACTTCTGAAGGCCGGACCCGAGCACCGCGACCAGACGCTGATGCCCTATTCGCCCTCGCCCAACATCGAGATTTACGACTACAGCCGTGACGGCACGCTACGCTCGATCGAGGACACGCTGCAGCGCACCGGGCTCGACAGTCTCGATGTGGTCTTCGTCCACGACCTCTCGCCCGACAATGAGGACGCGCTGCCGAAACCGTGGCTGGAGCTTTGGCCCGAGGCGGTCGAGGGCTGCTTCGCGACGCTTTGCGAACTGCGCGATCAGGGAGTGATCAAGGCGTGGGGCATGGGGGTGAACAGCCCCGAGCCGATCATGAAGGCGATGGAGGACAGCGATCCCGATCTTCACCTCATGGCCAGCCAATACTCGCTGGTCGAGCATGACTACCCGGTGGAGACCGTCTTTCCTAGGGCGCGCGAGAAGGGCAACAGCTTTGTCATCGGCTCATCGCTGAACGCTGGCTTTCTCGCCGGCGTGCACCGCTATCACTATGGTGCCAAGAGCAGCGTGATCTCGAAGGAGCGGATGGACAAGCGCCGCAAGCTCGCCGAGATGGCCTTTGATCACGGCATCGACCTTTTGGCCGCGGCACTGCAGTTCGCCGAGGCGCCGGACGTGGCACAGGCGGTTGTCGTCGGCATGGGGCGCCCGGACGAGGCGATCGACGATATGGTCGCCATGGACAAGCCGATCCCGGTGGAATTTTGGCAGGATCTGCGCTCTGCCGGGCTGATCCATCCACAGGCGCCGGTGCCGGGCTGA